A single window of Acetohalobium arabaticum DSM 5501 DNA harbors:
- the xerA gene encoding site-specific tyrosine recombinase/integron integrase has translation MRNLTYHKAINSFTKYLIAERGYSESTVNHYKHDLSVFGRYLEKEFDCNLEELNVTNINRFEVSEFLSDIILVKDNSPEARNRKLYSLRSFFEYLKKRNIIKNNPTDSIEASKSELKSEPIYLNEKNMEKYLEAIKNYNSKYCSRDLAINKLFLYSGLRISELVNLNLDDINYEDQSIKFFGKGNKERYVPLHQEALTAIKDYLPDRNKITPKNQDARQALFLSNQRRRISVRTIQKMVKKYAKKAGVRNASKITPHKLRHTFASLLYQKTKDLRVLQDLLGHSDISTTQIYTHTDKEQRKSAIDEMPDM, from the coding sequence ATGAGAAATTTAACATATCACAAAGCAATTAATAGCTTTACTAAATACTTAATTGCGGAACGTGGATATTCTGAATCTACTGTAAACCATTATAAGCATGATTTATCAGTATTTGGTAGATATCTTGAAAAAGAATTTGATTGCAACTTAGAAGAATTAAATGTAACTAACATTAATCGATTTGAAGTAAGTGAATTTCTAAGTGATATTATATTAGTAAAAGATAATAGCCCAGAAGCTAGAAATAGAAAATTATATAGCTTACGTTCGTTCTTTGAATATCTTAAAAAACGAAACATAATCAAAAATAATCCTACTGATTCCATTGAAGCCAGTAAATCAGAATTAAAATCAGAACCCATCTATCTCAACGAAAAAAACATGGAGAAATATCTTGAGGCTATTAAAAACTATAATTCTAAATACTGCAGTAGAGACTTAGCTATCAATAAATTATTCTTATATAGTGGTTTAAGGATCTCAGAATTAGTTAATCTAAATCTTGATGATATAAATTATGAAGATCAATCTATAAAGTTCTTCGGCAAAGGAAACAAAGAACGTTATGTACCTTTACATCAAGAAGCTCTTACGGCAATTAAAGATTATCTACCTGATAGAAATAAAATTACTCCTAAAAACCAAGATGCACGCCAAGCTTTATTTTTATCTAATCAAAGAAGAAGAATTTCTGTTCGTACTATTCAAAAGATGGTCAAAAAATATGCTAAAAAAGCCGGCGTTCGAAATGCAAGCAAGATAACTCCTCATAAACTAAGACATACCTTTGCTTCTCTGCTCTATCAGAAGACTAAAGATTTGAGAGTATTACAGGACCTATTAGGCCACAGTGATATCTCCACTACTCAAATCTACACCCATACTGATAAAGAACAGCGAAAAAGTGCAATTGATGAAATGCCGGATATGTAA